The Mycolicibacterium hassiacum DSM 44199 genome includes a window with the following:
- a CDS encoding enoyl-CoA hydratase/isomerase family protein, whose protein sequence is MTDYETLTFEQSGPITRIALNRPDAANGMNGTMTRELADAAKRCDSPATKVVVLTGTGRFFCAGGDLKDFAAAADRGAHVKAVADDLHRAISTFARMNAVLITAVNGTAAGAGFSIAVTGDLVLAAESASFTMAYTRVGLSPDGSASYFLPRLIGVTRTKELMLTNRTLSAREAADWGLVTEVVPDDQLAARADALAAQMAATSSGSNGTVKALMLSTFSAGLEEQMEFEGRFIAERANSADGREGVDAFLGKRKAEFA, encoded by the coding sequence GTGACTGATTACGAAACGCTGACCTTTGAGCAGTCCGGCCCGATCACCCGCATCGCGCTGAACCGTCCCGATGCGGCAAACGGCATGAACGGCACCATGACTCGGGAGCTCGCCGACGCCGCCAAACGCTGCGACAGCCCGGCCACCAAGGTCGTGGTGCTCACCGGTACCGGTCGGTTCTTCTGCGCGGGCGGTGACTTGAAGGATTTCGCCGCGGCCGCGGATCGCGGCGCCCACGTCAAGGCCGTCGCCGACGATCTGCACCGGGCGATCTCGACCTTCGCCCGGATGAACGCGGTGCTCATCACCGCGGTCAACGGTACCGCGGCCGGGGCCGGGTTCTCCATCGCGGTGACCGGCGACCTCGTGCTGGCGGCCGAGTCGGCGTCGTTCACGATGGCCTACACCCGCGTCGGCCTCAGCCCCGACGGCAGCGCGTCGTACTTCCTGCCACGGCTGATCGGCGTCACCAGGACCAAGGAGCTGATGCTGACCAACCGCACCCTGTCGGCCCGCGAGGCCGCGGACTGGGGCCTGGTCACCGAGGTGGTGCCGGACGATCAGCTGGCCGCCCGCGCCGATGCGCTCGCCGCCCAGATGGCAGCCACCTCAAGCGGATCCAACGGCACGGTCAAGGCGCTGATGCTCTCGACGTTCTCCGCCGGACTGGAGGAGCAGATGGAGTTCGAGGGCCGGTTCATCGCCGAGCGCGCCAACTCCGCCGACGGGCGCGAGGGCGTGGACGCTTTCCTGGGCAAGCGCAAGGCCGAGTTCGCCTGA
- the panB gene encoding 3-methyl-2-oxobutanoate hydroxymethyltransferase: protein MSEQTVYGAAATAPRVKVRTHHLQKWKAEGHKWAMLTAYDYSTARVFEEAGIPVLLVGDSAANVVYGYDTTVPVTIDELIPLVRGVVRGAPHALVVADLPFGSYEAGPAQALAGATRFMKEAGAHAVKLEGGERVAEQIAALTQAGIPVVGHIGFTPQSVNTLGGYRVQGRGDAAEQTIHDAIAVQEAGAVAVVLEMVPAELATQITGKLTIPTVGIGAGPNCDAQVLVWQDMAGLTSGKTAKFVKRFAEIGAELRRAAEQFADEVASGAFPADEHCY from the coding sequence ATGTCTGAGCAGACCGTCTACGGTGCTGCCGCTACCGCGCCGCGGGTCAAGGTTCGCACTCACCACCTGCAGAAGTGGAAGGCCGAAGGCCACAAGTGGGCCATGCTCACGGCCTACGACTACTCCACCGCCCGGGTCTTCGAGGAGGCCGGGATCCCGGTGCTGCTGGTCGGAGATTCGGCCGCCAACGTGGTCTACGGCTACGACACCACGGTTCCGGTGACCATCGACGAACTCATTCCGCTGGTGCGCGGGGTGGTGCGCGGTGCTCCGCACGCCCTGGTGGTGGCCGACCTGCCGTTCGGCAGCTACGAGGCCGGCCCGGCCCAGGCGTTGGCCGGCGCGACCCGCTTCATGAAGGAGGCGGGCGCGCACGCAGTCAAGCTGGAGGGCGGCGAGCGGGTCGCCGAGCAGATCGCGGCGCTGACCCAGGCCGGCATCCCGGTGGTGGGCCACATCGGGTTCACCCCGCAGAGCGTGAACACCCTCGGCGGCTACCGGGTTCAGGGCCGCGGCGACGCCGCCGAGCAGACCATCCACGACGCGATCGCCGTGCAGGAGGCGGGTGCGGTCGCGGTGGTGCTGGAGATGGTGCCCGCCGAGCTGGCCACCCAGATCACCGGCAAACTCACCATCCCGACCGTCGGCATCGGCGCCGGACCCAACTGCGACGCCCAGGTGCTGGTGTGGCAGGACATGGCCGGCCTCACCAGCGGCAAGACCGCCAAGTTCGTCAAGCGGTTCGCCGAGATCGGCGCCGAATTGCGCCGGGCGGCAGAGCAGTTCGCCGACGAGGTGGCCAGCGGGGCCTTCCCCGCCGACGAGCACTGCTACTGA
- a CDS encoding WS/DGAT/MGAT family O-acyltransferase, with protein MQRLSGLDASFLYLETPQQPLHVCSILELDTSTIPGGYTYDRFRDEFDLRLKAMPQFREKIADSRFNLDHPVWVEDKDFDVDRHLHRIGLPAPGGRAELAEICGHIASLPLDRSRPLWEKWVIENVDNKDPRGNGRLVVMTKVHHAAVDGVSGANLLSTLCSTEPDAPPPDPVDGPGEAGSLEIALSGALRFATRPLKLATALPTTLASVVDTVKRARSGLTMAPPFAAPKTPFNANVTAHRNVAFTQLDLDEIKKIKNHFGVKVNDVVMALVSTVLRRYLDDCGQLPDSSLVAMVPVSVHDRSDRPGRNQVSGMFSRLETQIADPAERLMAIAAANSVAKEHSSAIGATLLQDWTQFAAPAVFGIAMRVYAASRLGNARPVHNLVISNVPGPQVPLYYLGCEVKAMYPLGPIFHGSGLNITVMSLNGILNVGLISCPELIPDLWDLADQFPEALAELADATR; from the coding sequence ATGCAACGGCTCAGCGGTCTTGACGCCAGTTTCCTGTACCTCGAGACGCCGCAGCAGCCGTTACACGTGTGCTCGATTCTGGAGCTGGACACCTCGACCATCCCGGGCGGCTACACCTACGACCGGTTCCGCGACGAGTTCGACCTCCGCCTCAAGGCGATGCCGCAGTTCCGGGAGAAGATCGCCGACAGCCGGTTCAACCTCGACCACCCGGTGTGGGTCGAGGACAAGGACTTCGACGTCGACCGGCACCTGCACCGCATCGGACTGCCCGCCCCGGGCGGTCGCGCGGAGCTGGCCGAGATCTGCGGGCACATCGCCTCGTTGCCGCTGGACCGCAGCCGGCCGCTGTGGGAGAAGTGGGTGATCGAGAACGTCGACAACAAAGATCCGCGCGGCAACGGGCGGCTGGTGGTGATGACCAAGGTGCACCACGCCGCCGTCGACGGGGTGTCGGGCGCCAATCTGCTGTCCACGCTGTGCAGCACCGAACCGGACGCGCCGCCACCGGATCCGGTCGACGGTCCCGGCGAGGCCGGCAGCCTGGAGATCGCGCTGTCGGGGGCGCTGCGGTTCGCCACCCGGCCGCTGAAACTGGCGACCGCGCTGCCGACGACGCTGGCGTCGGTGGTCGACACGGTCAAACGGGCGCGCTCCGGGTTGACCATGGCCCCGCCGTTCGCCGCGCCCAAGACGCCGTTCAACGCCAACGTCACCGCGCACCGCAACGTGGCATTCACCCAGCTGGATCTCGACGAGATCAAAAAGATCAAGAACCACTTCGGCGTCAAGGTCAACGACGTGGTGATGGCGCTGGTGTCGACGGTGCTGCGCCGGTACCTGGACGACTGCGGTCAACTGCCCGACAGCTCGCTGGTGGCCATGGTGCCGGTGTCGGTGCACGACCGCTCCGACCGGCCCGGCCGCAACCAGGTGTCGGGCATGTTCTCCCGGCTGGAGACCCAGATCGCCGACCCGGCCGAGCGGCTCATGGCCATCGCAGCTGCGAATTCCGTTGCCAAAGAACACAGTTCGGCGATCGGGGCCACCCTGCTGCAGGACTGGACCCAGTTCGCCGCGCCGGCGGTGTTCGGCATCGCGATGCGGGTCTACGCCGCCAGCCGGCTGGGCAACGCCCGTCCGGTGCACAACCTGGTGATCTCGAACGTGCCCGGCCCGCAGGTGCCGCTGTACTACCTCGGCTGCGAGGTCAAGGCGATGTACCCGCTCGGGCCGATCTTCCACGGCTCGGGGCTCAACATCACCGTCATGTCGCTCAACGGCATCCTCAACGTCGGGCTCATCTCCTGCCCGGAGCTGATCCCCGACCTGTGGGACCTGGCCGACCAGTTCCCGGAGGCGCTCGCCGAGCTCGCCGACGCCACGCGTTAA
- a CDS encoding alpha/beta hydrolase, with protein sequence MNLRIGVLATASLLLLVAGCGKIPRLIDGHGVVAVPPPGSPVEWQECQLDLAHSVQLPPEAQCGMLSVPVNYDNPDGDVAQIALIRFPATGNQKIGSLVINPGGPGVSGVELAAQVVNRLPQPVRERFDLVGFDPRGVANSTPALWCNSDADNDRLRADPQVDYTPEGVEHIENETKAFVQRCVDKMGLEFLANVGTSNVVKDLDAIRAALGDDKLTYLGYSYGTRIGALYAEEYPDKVRAMILDGAVDPNADPIEANIRQAAAFQTAFNDYAADCAKSPDCPLGTDPAKAVDVYRSMVEPLVEQPAETKDPRGLSYSDAVVGTIFALYSPDLWRHLTQGLAELREGRGNIMLALADLYMGRDQNGHYDNSTDARVAINCVDKPAVKDRAKVIEEDRRLREVAPFMSYGEFTGHAPLDTCAFWPVPTTTEPHEINVQGLPPILVVSITNDPATPYEAGVELARQLKGSLLTVEATQHTVVFQGDQCVDEIATRYLIDLVVPPPDARCS encoded by the coding sequence ATGAACCTCAGGATCGGGGTCCTCGCGACCGCATCGTTGCTGCTGCTGGTCGCCGGCTGCGGCAAGATTCCCAGACTCATCGACGGCCATGGTGTGGTTGCGGTGCCGCCGCCCGGTTCGCCGGTCGAGTGGCAGGAGTGCCAACTCGACCTGGCCCACTCGGTGCAGCTGCCGCCCGAGGCGCAGTGCGGCATGCTCTCGGTCCCGGTCAACTACGACAACCCCGACGGGGACGTGGCGCAGATCGCGCTGATCCGTTTCCCGGCCACCGGCAACCAGAAGATCGGTTCGCTGGTCATCAACCCCGGCGGTCCCGGCGTATCCGGTGTCGAGCTGGCCGCCCAGGTGGTCAACCGGCTGCCGCAGCCGGTGCGTGAGCGCTTCGATCTGGTCGGCTTCGACCCCCGCGGCGTGGCCAACTCCACGCCCGCGCTGTGGTGCAACTCCGACGCCGACAACGACCGGTTGCGGGCCGACCCCCAGGTCGACTACACGCCCGAGGGCGTCGAGCACATCGAGAACGAGACCAAGGCGTTCGTCCAGCGCTGCGTGGACAAGATGGGCCTGGAGTTCCTCGCCAACGTCGGCACCAGCAACGTCGTCAAGGACCTCGACGCGATCCGCGCCGCGCTCGGCGACGACAAGCTGACCTACCTCGGCTACTCCTACGGCACCCGGATCGGCGCGCTGTACGCCGAGGAGTACCCCGACAAGGTGCGCGCGATGATCCTCGACGGCGCCGTGGATCCCAACGCCGATCCGATCGAGGCCAACATCCGTCAGGCGGCCGCCTTCCAGACCGCCTTCAACGACTACGCGGCCGACTGCGCGAAAAGCCCGGACTGCCCGCTGGGCACCGACCCGGCGAAGGCGGTCGACGTGTACCGCAGCATGGTCGAGCCGCTGGTGGAGCAGCCCGCCGAAACCAAAGACCCACGGGGACTGAGCTACTCCGACGCCGTCGTCGGCACGATCTTCGCGCTGTACTCGCCCGACCTGTGGCGCCATCTGACCCAGGGGCTGGCCGAACTGCGGGAGGGCCGCGGCAACATCATGCTGGCGCTGGCCGATCTGTACATGGGCCGCGACCAGAACGGTCACTACGACAACTCCACCGACGCGCGGGTCGCCATCAACTGCGTGGACAAGCCCGCGGTGAAGGACCGTGCGAAGGTCATCGAAGAGGACCGCCGGCTGCGCGAGGTGGCGCCGTTCATGAGCTACGGCGAGTTCACCGGTCACGCCCCGCTGGACACCTGCGCGTTCTGGCCGGTGCCGACCACCACCGAGCCGCACGAGATCAATGTGCAGGGCTTGCCGCCGATCCTGGTGGTGTCCATCACCAACGACCCCGCCACGCCGTACGAGGCCGGTGTCGAGTTGGCCCGCCAGCTCAAGGGCTCGCTGCTGACCGTCGAGGCCACCCAGCACACCGTGGTCTTCCAGGGCGACCAGTGCGTCGACGAGATCGCCACCCGCTATCTGATCGATCTCGTCGTGCCTCCGCCGGACGCCCGGTGCAGCTAG
- a CDS encoding alpha/beta hydrolase, with translation MSAMWRLGRLVLALLLLSLVGSPVAAATPEGQSTQRWGLPPVWGGCERFLADAGKVPTAQCGTVAVPFDYNDPDGELAQLAVIKVPASGDRIGVLIVNPGGPGASAVDTVAGMGAALAGTELLERFDLVGVDPRGVGHSTPQLRCRTDEEFDAYRREPLADYSPAGVAHIESVYADLVRRCTERMGAAFLSGVGTATAAIDLDVVRAALGEHQLNYLGFSYGTQLGAAYAARYPDRVRAMVLDGAVDPTLDPVAARIRQLNGFQRAFDAYAADCAKAADCPLGTDPSQFVARYRQLVDPLVTRPAYTSDPRGLSYSDAITGTVNALYSPRYWPYLTSGLLGLRDGTDAVDLLLLADDYYRRDRSGHYKNQHDALMAIRCVDAPYPPDPAVWVEADRQVRQAAPFLAHGAFTGFAPRDLCSMWPVPPTSAPQPATSPGPGKVVVVSVTRDPATPYEAGVELARQMGASLITFDGAQHTVVFNGDACVDTAVVNFLIDSVVPPHGLRC, from the coding sequence ATGTCTGCCATGTGGCGGCTGGGGCGGCTGGTGCTTGCGCTGCTGCTGTTGTCGTTGGTGGGGTCCCCGGTCGCCGCGGCCACACCCGAAGGACAGTCCACCCAGCGCTGGGGGCTGCCCCCGGTGTGGGGCGGCTGCGAACGGTTCCTGGCCGACGCCGGCAAGGTGCCGACCGCGCAGTGCGGGACCGTCGCGGTGCCGTTCGACTACAACGACCCGGACGGGGAACTCGCGCAGTTGGCGGTGATCAAGGTGCCCGCGTCCGGCGACCGGATCGGGGTGCTGATCGTCAACCCGGGCGGGCCCGGCGCCTCGGCGGTCGACACCGTCGCCGGGATGGGCGCCGCGCTGGCCGGCACCGAACTGTTGGAGCGGTTCGACCTGGTCGGCGTCGATCCGCGCGGGGTCGGCCACTCCACGCCGCAACTGCGCTGCCGCACCGACGAGGAGTTCGACGCCTACCGGCGTGAGCCGCTGGCCGACTACAGCCCGGCCGGGGTGGCCCACATCGAGTCGGTCTACGCCGACCTGGTCCGACGGTGCACCGAGCGGATGGGCGCCGCGTTCCTGTCCGGGGTGGGCACCGCGACCGCCGCGATCGACCTGGACGTGGTGCGCGCCGCGCTCGGCGAGCACCAGCTCAACTATCTCGGCTTCTCCTACGGCACCCAGCTCGGGGCGGCCTACGCCGCGCGCTACCCCGACCGGGTGCGGGCCATGGTGCTCGACGGAGCGGTCGACCCCACGCTCGATCCCGTCGCCGCTCGCATCCGCCAATTGAACGGGTTCCAAAGGGCTTTCGACGCCTATGCGGCCGACTGCGCCAAGGCCGCGGACTGCCCGCTGGGCACCGACCCGAGCCAGTTCGTCGCCCGGTACCGCCAACTGGTGGACCCGCTGGTGACCCGGCCGGCCTACACCTCCGACCCGCGCGGCCTGAGCTACTCCGACGCCATCACCGGCACGGTCAACGCGCTGTACTCGCCGCGGTACTGGCCGTATCTGACCAGCGGGCTGCTCGGCCTGCGCGACGGCACCGACGCGGTCGACCTGCTGCTGCTGGCCGACGACTACTACCGCCGCGACCGGTCCGGCCACTACAAGAACCAGCACGACGCCCTCATGGCGATCCGCTGCGTGGATGCTCCGTACCCACCCGATCCGGCGGTGTGGGTCGAGGCCGACCGGCAGGTGCGCCAGGCGGCGCCGTTCCTGGCGCACGGGGCGTTCACCGGGTTCGCGCCCCGCGATCTGTGCTCGATGTGGCCGGTGCCGCCGACCTCGGCGCCACAGCCGGCGACCTCACCCGGCCCCGGCAAGGTCGTCGTGGTGTCGGTGACCCGGGACCCGGCCACCCCGTACGAGGCCGGGGTGGAACTGGCCCGCCAGATGGGCGCCTCGCTGATCACCTTCGACGGCGCCCAGCACACGGTGGTGTTCAACGGCGACGCGTGCGTGGACACCGCGGTGGTGAACTTCCTGATCGATTCGGTCGTGCCGCCGCACGGGTTGCGCTGCTGA
- the glnA gene encoding type I glutamate--ammonia ligase, producing the protein MDRQKEFVLRTLEERDIRFVRLWFTDVLGFLKSVAIAPAELEGAFEEGIGFDGSAIEGFARVSEADMVARPDPSTFQILPWTNDRGTHYSARMFCDITMPDGSPSWADSRHVLRRQLAKASDLGFTCYVHPEIEFFLLKPGPNDGTPPEPADSGGYFDQAVHDAAPNFRRHAIDALEQMGISVEFSHHEGAPGQQEIDLRYADALSMADNVMTFRYVVKEVAIAEGVRASFMPKPFAEHPGSAMHTHMSLFEGETNAFHSPDDPLQLSDIAKSFIAGILEHANEISAVTNQWVNSYKRLVHGGEAPTAASWGAANRSALVRVPMYTPHKASSRRIEVRSPDSACNPYLTFAVLLAAGLRGIEKNYVLGPEAEDNVWNLTPEERRAMGFKELPTSLGAALAEMENSELVAEALGEHVFDYFLRNKRQEWENYRSHVTPYELKAYLSL; encoded by the coding sequence ATGGATCGCCAGAAGGAGTTCGTGCTCCGCACGCTGGAGGAACGCGATATCCGGTTCGTCCGGCTGTGGTTCACCGATGTGCTCGGATTCCTCAAGTCGGTGGCGATCGCACCCGCCGAGCTCGAAGGCGCCTTCGAGGAGGGGATCGGGTTCGACGGTTCGGCAATCGAGGGCTTCGCCCGGGTGTCGGAGGCCGACATGGTCGCTCGCCCGGATCCGTCGACGTTCCAGATCCTGCCGTGGACCAATGACCGTGGCACCCATTACTCGGCGCGCATGTTCTGCGACATCACCATGCCCGACGGGTCCCCGTCGTGGGCGGACTCCCGGCACGTGCTGCGCCGCCAGTTGGCCAAGGCCAGCGATCTGGGCTTCACCTGCTACGTGCATCCCGAGATCGAGTTCTTCCTGCTCAAGCCCGGCCCGAACGACGGCACCCCGCCGGAGCCGGCCGACAGCGGCGGCTACTTCGACCAGGCCGTGCACGACGCGGCGCCGAACTTCCGCCGCCACGCCATCGACGCGCTGGAGCAGATGGGCATCTCGGTGGAGTTCAGCCACCACGAGGGCGCGCCCGGCCAGCAGGAGATCGACCTGCGCTACGCCGACGCGCTGTCGATGGCCGACAACGTGATGACGTTCCGCTACGTCGTCAAGGAGGTGGCGATCGCCGAAGGGGTGCGGGCCTCGTTCATGCCCAAGCCGTTCGCCGAGCATCCGGGATCGGCGATGCACACCCACATGAGCCTGTTCGAGGGCGAGACCAACGCCTTCCACAGCCCCGACGATCCGCTGCAGCTGTCCGACATCGCCAAATCGTTCATCGCCGGCATCCTCGAGCACGCCAACGAGATCAGCGCGGTCACCAACCAATGGGTGAACTCCTACAAGCGGCTGGTGCACGGCGGCGAGGCGCCGACCGCGGCGTCGTGGGGCGCGGCGAACCGGTCGGCGCTGGTGCGGGTGCCGATGTACACGCCGCACAAGGCGTCGTCGCGGCGCATCGAGGTGCGCAGCCCCGACTCGGCGTGCAACCCGTACCTGACCTTCGCCGTGCTGCTGGCCGCGGGCCTGCGCGGCATCGAGAAGAACTACGTGCTCGGTCCGGAGGCCGAGGACAACGTGTGGAACCTGACTCCCGAGGAGCGCCGCGCGATGGGCTTCAAGGAGCTGCCCACCTCGCTCGGCGCCGCGCTGGCGGAGATGGAGAACTCCGAGCTGGTCGCGGAAGCGTTGGGGGAACACGTTTTCGACTACTTCCTGCGTAACAAGCGTCAGGAGTGGGAGAACTACCGCAGCCACGTCACGCCGTACGAGCTCAAGGCGTACCTGTCGCTGTAG
- a CDS encoding bifunctional [glutamine synthetase] adenylyltransferase/[glutamine synthetase]-adenylyl-L-tyrosine phosphorylase — protein MATPATQRPKLPSVGRLGLVEPTAQADLDRLGWNTEAHVELLWSLSRAPDADIALKAMVRLAEALGPGWPELAEALMVDRSLRGRLFSLLGSSLALGDHLIAHPDRWQLLTGKVRLPSADELRREFVDLAARQPDPATALLPLRAAYRDRLLVLAALDLAPTVENEPVLPFTTVAEHLSDLADAALAAALTVAINAVAPDDPPPLAVIAMGKCGARELNYVSDVDVIFVTDNDESVLPKATRVAGEMMRFSSDTFFELDAALRPEGKRGQLVRTLDSHIAYYQRWAKTWEFQALMKARPAAGDLELGRRYVEALMPMVWTACEREDFVAEVQAMRRRVESLVPADRRTREIKLGTGGLRDVEFAVQLLQMVHGRHDESLRVASTVDALAALGAGGYIGRDDAANLTASYEFLRLLEHRLQLQRLRRTHLLPDEDDEESLRWLARAAHVRPDGTHDALGVLREELKRQNMRVSRLHAKLFYQPLLESIASFGISEGMSTEAAERQLAALGYEGPQSALTHLSALTSQGTRRARVQRVLLPTLLDWLSDTPNPDAGLLAYRRISEALAEQRWYLSTLRDEGAVAKRLMRVLGTSAYIPDLLMRAPEVIQLYADGPAGPKLLEVEPEGVARALIASAGRYDDPERAIAAARTLRRRELARVASADLLGMLEVTEVCRALTSVWVAVLQAALDVVIRAKTPDGGVPARLAVIGMGRLGGGELGYGSDADVMFVCEPVNGAEESVAVRWATTVAEQVRALLGAPSSDPPLEVDANLRPEGRNGPLVRTLASYQAYYDQWAQPWEVQALLRAHRVAGDRDLGERFLLMVDPIRYPAGGLSPEATREIKRIKARVDAERLPRGADPKTHTKLGRGGLADIEWTVQLLQLRHAHKVPALRNTSTLETLNAIGAAELLPESDVELLREAWLTATRARNALVLVRGKPTDQLPGPGRQLNAVAVAAGWRNDDGGEFLDHYMRVTRRAKAVVRKVFGE, from the coding sequence GTGGCTACACCTGCGACGCAGCGACCCAAGCTGCCGAGCGTGGGACGCCTCGGGTTGGTCGAACCCACCGCGCAGGCCGATCTGGACCGGTTGGGCTGGAACACCGAAGCCCATGTCGAGCTGCTCTGGTCGCTGTCGCGGGCGCCCGACGCCGATATCGCCCTGAAGGCAATGGTGCGGTTGGCCGAAGCCCTCGGCCCCGGCTGGCCCGAACTCGCCGAGGCGTTGATGGTCGACCGCAGCCTGCGCGGGCGGCTGTTCAGCCTGCTCGGCTCGTCGCTGGCGCTCGGAGATCATCTCATCGCCCATCCGGACCGCTGGCAGCTGCTGACCGGCAAGGTGCGGTTGCCGTCGGCCGACGAACTGCGCCGCGAGTTCGTCGATCTGGCCGCGCGCCAGCCCGATCCGGCCACCGCGCTGCTGCCGCTGCGGGCCGCCTACCGGGACCGGCTGCTGGTGCTGGCGGCACTGGACCTGGCACCCACGGTCGAGAACGAGCCGGTGCTGCCGTTCACCACCGTGGCGGAGCACCTGTCCGACCTCGCCGACGCCGCCCTGGCGGCCGCGCTGACCGTGGCGATCAACGCGGTGGCCCCGGACGACCCGCCCCCGCTGGCCGTCATCGCTATGGGCAAATGCGGTGCACGGGAGCTGAACTACGTCAGCGACGTCGACGTCATCTTCGTCACCGACAACGACGAGTCGGTCCTGCCCAAGGCCACCCGGGTGGCCGGGGAGATGATGCGGTTCTCCTCGGACACCTTCTTCGAACTCGACGCCGCCCTGCGCCCGGAGGGCAAGCGCGGTCAGCTGGTGCGCACCCTGGACTCGCACATCGCCTATTACCAGCGGTGGGCCAAGACGTGGGAGTTCCAGGCGTTGATGAAGGCCCGGCCGGCCGCCGGCGACCTGGAGCTGGGCCGGCGCTACGTCGAGGCGCTGATGCCGATGGTGTGGACCGCCTGCGAGCGGGAGGATTTCGTCGCCGAGGTGCAGGCGATGCGCCGCCGGGTGGAGAGCCTGGTGCCCGCCGACCGGCGGACCCGCGAAATCAAGCTGGGCACCGGCGGTTTGCGCGACGTCGAGTTCGCCGTGCAGTTGTTGCAGATGGTGCACGGCCGCCACGACGAGTCGCTGCGGGTGGCTTCGACCGTCGACGCGCTGGCCGCGCTGGGCGCCGGTGGCTACATCGGCCGCGACGACGCCGCCAACCTGACCGCCTCCTACGAATTCCTGCGGCTGCTGGAACACCGGCTGCAGCTGCAGCGGCTGCGGCGCACCCACCTGTTGCCCGACGAGGACGACGAGGAGTCGTTGCGCTGGCTGGCTCGGGCGGCGCATGTGCGCCCGGACGGCACCCACGACGCGCTCGGGGTGCTGCGCGAGGAGCTGAAACGGCAGAACATGCGGGTATCCCGCCTGCACGCCAAGCTGTTCTATCAGCCGCTGCTGGAATCCATTGCCAGCTTTGGGATTTCCGAAGGCATGTCGACGGAGGCCGCCGAGCGTCAGCTGGCGGCGCTGGGTTATGAGGGCCCGCAGAGCGCGTTGACGCATCTGTCGGCGCTGACCAGTCAGGGCACCCGCCGGGCCCGAGTGCAGCGGGTGCTGCTGCCCACCCTGCTGGACTGGTTGTCCGACACCCCCAACCCCGATGCCGGGCTGCTGGCCTACCGCCGGATCAGCGAGGCGCTGGCCGAACAGCGCTGGTACCTGTCGACGTTGCGGGACGAAGGGGCGGTCGCCAAACGGCTGATGCGGGTGCTGGGCACCTCGGCCTACATCCCGGACCTGCTGATGCGCGCGCCCGAGGTCATCCAGCTCTACGCCGACGGTCCCGCCGGGCCGAAGCTGTTGGAGGTCGAACCCGAGGGGGTGGCGCGGGCGCTGATCGCCTCGGCGGGCCGCTACGACGACCCGGAGCGCGCGATCGCGGCCGCCCGCACCCTGCGCCGGCGCGAACTCGCCCGGGTGGCGTCGGCGGATCTGCTCGGCATGCTCGAGGTGACCGAGGTGTGCCGGGCGCTGACCTCGGTGTGGGTGGCGGTGCTGCAGGCGGCGCTGGACGTGGTGATCCGCGCCAAGACCCCCGACGGCGGGGTGCCCGCCCGGCTCGCGGTGATCGGGATGGGCCGGCTCGGCGGCGGCGAACTCGGGTACGGCTCGGACGCGGACGTGATGTTCGTGTGCGAACCGGTCAACGGGGCCGAGGAATCGGTGGCCGTGCGCTGGGCCACCACGGTCGCCGAGCAGGTGCGGGCGCTGCTCGGGGCGCCGAGTTCGGACCCGCCGCTGGAGGTGGACGCCAACCTGCGGCCGGAAGGCCGCAACGGGCCGCTGGTGCGCACCCTGGCGTCGTATCAGGCCTACTACGACCAGTGGGCCCAGCCCTGGGAGGTGCAGGCGCTGCTGCGGGCGCACCGGGTCGCGGGGGACCGGGACCTGGGGGAGCGGTTCCTGCTGATGGTCGACCCGATCCGCTACCCGGCGGGTGGGCTGTCGCCGGAGGCGACGCGCGAGATCAAACGGATCAAGGCGCGGGTCGACGCCGAGCGGCTGCCCCGCGGGGCCGACCCGAAGACCCACACCAAACTGGGCCGCGGCGGTCTCGCCGACATCGAGTGGACCGTGCAGTTGCTGCAGTTGCGGCACGCGCACAAGGTGCCGGCGCTGCGCAACACCTCGACGCTGGAGACGCTCAACGCGATCGGGGCCGCCGAGCTGCTGCCCGAAAGCGATGTGGAACTGCTGCGGGAGGCCTGGCTCACGGCCACCCGGGCGCGCAATGCGCTGGTGCTGGTCCGCGGCAAGCCCACCGATCAGCTGCCCGGCCCGGGGCGGCAGCTGAACGCGGTAGCGGTGGCCGCCGGCTGGCGCAACGACGACGGCGGGGAGTTCCTGGACCACTACATGCGCGTCACCCGCCGGGCAAAAGCGGTGGTGAGAAAGGTTTTCGGTGAATAG